Within Ipomoea triloba cultivar NCNSP0323 chromosome 9, ASM357664v1, the genomic segment TACTTGCGTGTGCACTTGCATTGTAGAATTCACAATCAATCCACCAGTGCCTAACACCATAAGAATGCACGCAAAGACACAACCATATGCACACAAATGAGTAATTGACACAAATTGCCAAACAATGCGCACACTAAATCGAACAAATGCACACTACACAAATAACAACCCCACATTCTTCCCCAACTACACACTCAGCCCCACTCTGTTGCCAAACACCACACTCctacaggaaaaaaaataaaaaattactagtCAAACCGACACTTAAATTTGTTACATCATACATGTATGTGAATGTCAGAGTTCCACTACCAAGTACCAAACGAACAGATGTAGATAGAATTAAATTAGTGCCAAGAAAGAATGCATtcgtactcaaaaaaaaaaaagaatgcatTCGGTATCTCTTTGCTATCTTctaagaaaaattattattttaatcactCAATTGTTTTGCAATAatcaatttagtccctaatttttaatttagtcgAATTGACCttccaattattttaaatttcaccaATTAAGTCTCCTATTCATTATTCCGTTAGTTATCGAAACAGTAGTTATAagatttaattgacgaaatttcaaacaattgaaaaatcaattcaaccaaattaaaaattagagacTAATAACAATTACAGAACAATTGAGTAACCAAACCAGTGATTTTTGCTATCTTTTTATTTCATTCGTTATATCATTCTTCCAATAATAGCTCTATCCTAAATCgtaatatacggagtatcttTTAATAGAAAGGTCAAgagttcaaattttttttttttccaaacaaaatttgtccttttatatatgttttggaATCTAGGGTTGGGACAATAAAAGGACATAGAGCCATAGGGGGCATTCACTAGTAGCACGCAAGACCACAAGCTGAGAAAGGAGCAAATAATATAAGGTAGACTACTAGACTACCCCACCTATCCAATAATTCACACTACCTTTCAATAGAAAAGTGCCTGGAAATTAAAGGTTATATAACAGCGagcatttaattatttattgattgagAAGCTAAGGAGTTTTAGAGTATAAACATAAATTATGAGTTTCTTACCACTTAACAGTTTGTTGAGATTAAATTATGGACCGCCGCCGCTGCCCACCATTTCTTCACATATGCATGCATCCAAAGGTGCCGCCGCTCTTCACCGCCGTCATTTCCGTTGCCAATCAATCAACTCCGGGTATGCTCGTTATATATTCTAATTCACTAATCACTACACTTGTATACATAGTAAATATAGTATACGTACTCTTCTTCTTTGTTATAATTTGACCATCAAAATTACTTATGCATGTTTTAATTAGTTCTTCAATTCAATTTATGCTTAATTGTGAAGGATTAGATTTGgctgtaattatttttttatttgagttttaatttgaacatgtaaattaaatgagaatgaatataaatttgagaaaaagaaaCACTAAATATTTATGCTCCCTCAATTGTTACATATGCATGGGAGTATGGGACATCTCAACGACACTCGTGCTTACATTTTTAGAAATTTCGTTTAAAATATCGATCGATCTCATTTCATTCATCAATTTCTCTTCATAAACAATCTATATCAATTTTCCTCTCATATGATGAGCCTCCTTTATAAATTATCTATATTATAAATGTTGGTATGGGTGAATAAGACGTATAACATAAATAGGTATTTATTTTACGGAAAAATAATCCCACCAAAACTAGTACGAAACTAGTACAAAGGGATttaatttttaggaaaattaaTCTCACCACACTTGGTACGAAACCAAgagcaatatatataaaaatatataaaacgaGAAAGGGTTTCTTAAACATGAGGTTTAAACCCAGCGAAGaacaagaaagaagaagaaaaagaaatccgAGTTATATACACACTCTGCTTAAAACCAATTCGCCACCTCGTGAGAGTGTTGGGAGCCTTGTTTAAAAAGTGTGAGCTTTTATAAATTACGTACGTGTATAAATTAATTGGTATAACATATTAATCAGCATCTTATGTATTtgcatttaacatattttgtgcctacaattaacaatttgtatttgtaattatcatattatgtgttttcaatAATTGTTAACTTGCAGGTATACAATGTATtaattgcagacacataatttttggataaGGATTCATAATGCAATATTATCCCTAGTcgatggtataacaattgtgttATGGGGTTGCACaccaacataataataataataataataataataataataataataatataattcagtGCAAGTGGCGTGAGATGAAAGGTCATTAATATATTTAGTGTTAGTTATCGGTGGTTCAATTTAACAAGATGGGACTATACAGTGGCGGATCCTGAAAATTTTCTCAGTGAGGGCGAAAGATAAACTAACGagatattcttttttaaaaaatgaaacacttagagattgagtcataaatattgttaactaGAGATGAATCGaaatacatcaagataaaaatatttaaaataaaatataaaacatactCCGTAACTAATCAAGATAAAATAGTttggaaaacacattataaatcactcatcttactattaatattaaaaaaaaaaaagaaaaaagagatgttacaaataaaaagttcaattaaaattctcactattaatatttaaaaaaaatgccaaaaacaaaatttcactcatctcactattaatattacgaaatgaataaaaatcacaatattacaaatagaaaattcaattaaaattctcaCTTTTGATAttaagaaatggaaaaaaaaaaaagaaaaaaaagccacattattacaaattcaattagaattCTCATTATTGATATTAAAAGTTTTTGACAGAAATTCATCAAACCCTACACGGTGGTTCAAACACTGGACAATTTCATCAATGTAATGGAGACTTACCATTTAAGCTATGCTAATCCTTGATTACATTTTGgtatatcttatatatatactatatatatgtggttgGGCAGCTGTCCCAACTGCCCCCATGCTAGATCCGCCACTGGGACTATATATGGGAGGTATATCTCCTGTCACCATTATTTGAGacttatttaatattaatcatttGCTGTTTTGCAATTCCTTAAGATCGGAAAAAATGACGGCAACACTCTCCAAGGATGAGTTTCTGCTCAAAAGTGAAGGGAAAAGGGAGGAATGGCAGAGGGGATTCCTATACCAATTCCAAGAAGATGATTTGCAAGTGCTAAATGTGATAGATGTCATACAGCACCTGGGCATCGACCACCATTTCCATTACCAAATCGGAGCCATTTTGCAGCGACAATATCAAAAAGCTGAAATTGATTTTCAGAAAATTAACGATATTTATGATATTTCTCTTCGCTTCAGATTACTTAGACAAGAAGGTTATCATGTCTCATCAGGTACTAGTTGTCATCTAacattatttcttaattaattaccaataattgtatggttcttttttttttttttttcttatctaagccacaaataatataatataatacaattacaTTGATGATGAGACTAAAATcttttaggattttttttacCCTGACCTTTTACTTGAAAGATGTTTTCACCAAGTTCACTAGCCAGAAAGGACAGTTTAAGGAGGAGCTAAGCAAAGATATTCGAGGATTGGTGGCATTGCATGAAGCATCCCATGTATCCATAGAAGGAGAAGATGTTCTTGATGAAGCTGCAAAGTTTAGCCGTGAGTCTCTAATAGCAAGCATGGTACATCTTGATGAATGCCAAGCCAGCATGGTTAAAAACACATTGCAATATCCCTATCATAAGAGTTTGGCCAGGTTCACAGCCAAAACCTTTATTGAAAACATGAGAATTGAAAATGAATGGGAAGCTACCCTGGTAAATTTATCAACAATGGATTATAGCATAACCCAATCATTTTATCAAGAGGAATTTCGCCAAATTCTCGGGTGAGTTGACTCTGAACTTTGGGCTATATTGttgtttttatataaaatttcaatatatgTCAGATcatttaatataactataaattaaaattatagatgGTGGAAAGGTCTTGGGCTAAAGGATGAATTGGCTAAAAATCAACAGCTAAAATGGTATATATGGACATTGGCACTCATCCCTGATCCTTCCATGTCAAGAGAAAGGATAGAGCTAACCAAGCCAATCGCTCTTGTATACCTTATTGATGACATTATTGATGTTTATGCCACGTTTGATCAAACCATTCAATTTGTTGATGCCATCAACAGGTAGATAATATCACTTCACTTTCTTTCatttataaattcaatttaaatgagaaaaacaattttaaaaacaaaatattatgtttaTGCTTCATGcatcaaaattaatatatagtgacaataaattaaatatttatttttagaagaATGTAATAcaattaatgtaattaatttaatttcacaGATGGGATTTATCTGTGGGAGAAGGACTACCGGATTATATGAAGAGGTGTTTGGCTGTACTATTTGATACAACTAATGATATCAACAACCTTGTTTTCGACAAATTTGGTTGGAATCCAATTGACCACCTTAAAAGAGCGGTATAGAACAATTTTTGGTTTGTGCATATATCAAAATTCAAGAGTTGGCTTGTTTGGActgatattttgattattattgtcACAGTGGAAATGTTTGTGTAGTGCTTACATAATTGAAGCTAAGTGGTTTGCTACTGGAAAATCACCAACTGCTAATGAGTACTTGCAGACTGGGATTATAACTACAGGAGTTCCCATGGTTCTCATTACATGTTTC encodes:
- the LOC116029229 gene encoding (3S,6E)-nerolidol synthase 1-like, producing the protein MSFLPLNSLLRLNYGPPPLPTISSHMHASKGAAALHRRHFRCQSINSGSEKMTATLSKDEFLLKSEGKREEWQRGFLYQFQEDDLQVLNVIDVIQHLGIDHHFHYQIGAILQRQYQKAEIDFQKINDIYDISLRFRLLRQEGYHVSSDVFTKFTSQKGQFKEELSKDIRGLVALHEASHVSIEGEDVLDEAAKFSRESLIASMVHLDECQASMVKNTLQYPYHKSLARFTAKTFIENMRIENEWEATLVNLSTMDYSITQSFYQEEFRQILGWWKGLGLKDELAKNQQLKWYIWTLALIPDPSMSRERIELTKPIALVYLIDDIIDVYATFDQTIQFVDAINRWDLSVGEGLPDYMKRCLAVLFDTTNDINNLVFDKFGWNPIDHLKRAWKCLCSAYIIEAKWFATGKSPTANEYLQTGIITTGVPMVLITCFFLLGHGAFAGTTDIEDMIISVGAILRLLDDLDATQGEKQDGNDASYVEYYVKEHEGLSISDGKQCIINMVSEQWKLINKQCLSPTPIPASFRKSCLNIARMVPMMYNYSDTHCLPILQKQIMSMFSTINGESIRLQ